From Echinicola jeungdonensis, the proteins below share one genomic window:
- a CDS encoding secondary thiamine-phosphate synthase enzyme YjbQ, whose amino-acid sequence MEFFQKEIRLKAYSRGFHLITDEIVDNLPEIRQIQQGRLQVFIQHTSAGLTINENADPTVRKDFETFINDMVPENYPRFIHTYEGPDDMPAHLKSSFFGCSVDIPITRGKLNLGTWQGIYLGEFRDHGGPRKLILTAMGS is encoded by the coding sequence ATGGAATTTTTCCAGAAAGAAATCAGATTAAAAGCTTATTCAAGAGGTTTTCACCTTATTACAGATGAAATTGTGGATAATTTACCAGAAATCCGCCAGATACAGCAAGGCAGGTTACAGGTTTTTATCCAACATACCTCGGCAGGCTTGACCATCAATGAAAATGCGGATCCTACCGTCAGAAAGGACTTTGAAACTTTCATTAATGACATGGTTCCAGAGAATTATCCACGGTTTATCCACACCTATGAGGGACCGGATGATATGCCTGCGCACTTAAAAAGCAGTTTTTTTGGTTGCAGCGTTGATATTCCCATTACTCGTGGAAAACTTAACCTGGGCACTTGGCAGGGAATATACCTGGGAGAATTTCGTGATCATGGAGGTCCCAGAAAACTGATATTGACTGCTATGGGTAGCTAA
- a CDS encoding class I SAM-dependent methyltransferase, which yields MYERLTKCPLCQSGLFLNHLVVKDHSVSGESFTICKCSNCHFLFTNPRPDQSHIDQYYESNNYISHTNKSTNLVNIIYKLVRKFTLQQKVNWINKYCTNRERLLDFGCGTGHFLAEAQKKGWFTVGYEPNPQAAQIAETQHQLHLLKNPKNIGEEKKFDAITLFHVLEHVHDLRGTMDLLLSRLKKRGTLFLAVPNFDSLDSQLYKEKWASLDVPRHLYHFTQETMTQLANEYDLRIVAKEPMLFDSYYVSILSEEIKKNRKNFIKSFITGYKSNQYAKMNNNNFSSILFILKKK from the coding sequence ATGTACGAAAGATTAACCAAATGTCCACTTTGCCAAAGTGGACTTTTTCTTAATCATTTGGTGGTAAAAGATCACTCGGTATCGGGTGAATCTTTTACCATTTGCAAATGCAGCAATTGCCATTTTTTATTTACCAATCCCCGCCCGGATCAATCCCATATTGACCAATATTACGAATCCAATAATTACATTTCCCATACTAACAAATCCACCAATCTGGTAAATATCATTTACAAATTGGTCAGGAAATTTACGCTTCAACAAAAAGTAAATTGGATTAATAAGTATTGTACAAATAGGGAAAGGCTTTTGGATTTTGGATGTGGGACTGGTCACTTTTTGGCAGAAGCCCAAAAAAAGGGATGGTTTACTGTTGGTTATGAACCCAACCCACAGGCAGCCCAAATTGCCGAAACCCAGCATCAATTACATCTATTAAAAAATCCAAAGAATATTGGCGAAGAAAAAAAGTTTGATGCCATTACACTATTTCATGTTTTGGAACATGTCCATGATTTGAGAGGAACAATGGATTTATTGCTTTCCAGATTGAAAAAAAGAGGAACATTATTTTTAGCAGTTCCCAATTTTGATTCACTGGATTCCCAGTTATATAAGGAAAAATGGGCATCCTTGGATGTGCCCCGGCATTTGTACCATTTTACACAGGAAACAATGACCCAATTAGCCAATGAATATGACTTACGAATTGTGGCCAAAGAACCCATGTTATTTGATAGTTATTACGTTTCTATTTTATCCGAAGAGATAAAAAAAAATAGGAAAAATTTTATAAAATCATTTATTACTGGATATAAATCAAACCAGTATGCAAAAATGAACAACAATAATTTCTCAAGTATTTTGTTTATCCTTAAAAAGAAATGA
- the radA gene encoding DNA repair protein RadA, whose translation MAKVKTAFFCQNCGQQSPKWVGKCNSCGDWNTYVEEVIHKEENGLGSWKQGSSLSKKKNSPRKLQEINYEEHPRLVTFDPELDRVLGGGIVPGSLTLIGGEPGIGKSTLMLQIALVLKNTKVLYVSGEESESQIKMRADRMQYQSENCYVLSATNTQNIFQQIEALKPQLLVIDSIQTLHSKHVESAAGSVSQVRECTAELMKFAKETGTPVFLIGHITKDGAIAGPKIMEHMVDTVLQFEGDRHLSYRILRTSKNRFGATHELGIYEMRSEGLRGVANPSEILLSQREETLNGVAIGAMLEGNRPMLIEIQSLISPATYGTPQRSSTGHDAKRLNMLLAVLEKRGGMRLGQQDVFLNVAGGMRVDDPGLDLAVCAALISSYEDTALSPEICFAGEVGLGGEIRAVNRIENRIAEAEKLGFKKIMVSKYAVKGVSFSQLDIKVIPVTKLEEMYQQLFE comes from the coding sequence ATGGCAAAGGTAAAAACTGCTTTTTTCTGTCAAAACTGTGGACAACAAAGCCCAAAATGGGTGGGTAAATGCAATTCTTGTGGCGACTGGAATACCTATGTTGAAGAAGTTATCCACAAGGAAGAAAATGGCCTGGGAAGCTGGAAACAGGGATCCTCATTATCCAAAAAGAAAAATTCGCCAAGAAAACTCCAGGAAATCAACTATGAGGAACATCCGAGACTGGTCACTTTTGACCCGGAATTAGACCGGGTACTGGGCGGGGGAATAGTCCCGGGATCCTTAACCCTAATTGGTGGTGAGCCCGGTATCGGAAAATCCACCTTGATGCTTCAAATTGCTTTGGTTTTAAAGAATACCAAAGTCCTTTATGTTTCCGGTGAGGAAAGCGAAAGCCAGATCAAAATGCGGGCAGACCGGATGCAGTACCAATCTGAAAACTGCTATGTCCTTTCTGCCACCAATACCCAAAATATTTTTCAGCAAATAGAGGCTTTGAAACCCCAGCTTCTGGTGATTGACTCCATTCAAACCCTGCACAGCAAGCATGTGGAATCCGCTGCGGGAAGTGTTTCACAGGTGCGGGAATGCACAGCAGAGCTGATGAAATTTGCCAAAGAAACGGGAACTCCTGTTTTTTTGATTGGGCATATCACTAAAGATGGAGCAATCGCAGGGCCTAAAATCATGGAACACATGGTGGATACTGTATTGCAGTTTGAAGGTGACCGGCATTTGTCCTACAGGATATTGCGGACTTCCAAAAACCGTTTTGGCGCGACCCATGAATTGGGCATATATGAAATGCGCAGTGAAGGGCTAAGGGGAGTGGCCAATCCGTCTGAAATCCTATTAAGCCAAAGAGAAGAAACCTTGAATGGAGTGGCCATAGGGGCCATGCTTGAGGGCAATCGCCCCATGTTGATTGAAATCCAATCTTTGATAAGTCCTGCTACATACGGCACTCCACAACGCAGCAGCACCGGACATGATGCCAAAAGACTGAACATGCTCCTGGCCGTATTGGAAAAAAGGGGAGGGATGCGACTAGGTCAACAGGATGTGTTCTTAAATGTGGCAGGTGGAATGCGGGTGGATGATCCTGGTTTGGATTTGGCCGTATGTGCCGCCTTGATATCCTCCTATGAAGACACTGCCTTATCTCCGGAAATTTGCTTTGCAGGAGAGGTTGGACTGGGCGGGGAAATCCGGGCAGTAAACCGGATTGAAAACCGGATCGCCGAGGCAGAAAAACTAGGTTTCAAAAAAATAATGGTCTCCAAATATGCCGTTAAAGGCGTATCTTTTTCCCAATTGGATATCAAAGTTATTCCGGTCACTAAACTGGAAGAAATGTACCAACAATTGTTTGAATAG
- a CDS encoding exodeoxyribonuclease III — protein sequence MKFVSYNVNGIRAALKKGFAEWLKEADPDVIGLQEVKATRDQIDNKIFEEMGYEVFWYPASKKGYSGVAILSKISPKHIEYGMGMKKYDEEGRMIRADFEDVSFINAYFPSGTTGGPRQDFKYDFLDDVYDYTQELNKKIPNLILSGDYNICHKPIDIHNPVANKNSSGFLPEERAWMDKFTSSGFDDSFRLMNKEPHQYTWWSYRANARANNKGWRIDYHMTASPLRERIKRAEVLPEVKHSDHCPILLEID from the coding sequence ATGAAATTCGTATCCTATAATGTCAATGGAATCAGGGCAGCCCTCAAAAAAGGTTTTGCGGAATGGTTAAAAGAAGCTGACCCGGATGTCATTGGATTACAGGAGGTAAAAGCTACCAGAGATCAAATTGACAACAAAATATTTGAAGAAATGGGCTATGAAGTTTTTTGGTACCCTGCTTCGAAAAAAGGTTACAGTGGGGTAGCCATCCTTAGCAAGATTAGCCCCAAACATATTGAATATGGTATGGGCATGAAAAAATATGATGAAGAAGGGAGAATGATCCGGGCTGATTTTGAAGATGTTTCTTTCATCAATGCTTACTTTCCTTCAGGAACAACCGGTGGTCCAAGGCAGGATTTCAAATACGACTTTTTGGATGATGTCTATGATTATACCCAAGAACTAAATAAAAAAATCCCTAATTTGATTTTAAGTGGGGATTACAATATCTGTCATAAACCAATAGATATCCATAACCCGGTGGCCAACAAAAACTCTTCTGGTTTTTTACCTGAAGAAAGAGCTTGGATGGACAAATTCACTTCCTCAGGATTTGATGATAGTTTCCGGCTTATGAATAAGGAACCGCATCAATACACTTGGTGGAGTTACCGGGCCAACGCTAGGGCCAATAACAAAGGATGGCGTATTGATTACCATATGACCGCTTCCCCATTAAGGGAAAGAATAAAAAGGGCAGAGGTATTACCTGAGGTGAAACACTCTGATCATTGTCCAATATTATTGGAAATTGATTAG
- a CDS encoding DUF2905 domain-containing protein: MNSETGKWIILVGIGMVLLGVLVYFFHDKLHWLGRLPGDIRVEKENFKFYFPITTMIILSIIFTLLLQLFRFLSK; the protein is encoded by the coding sequence ATGAACAGTGAAACAGGAAAATGGATCATTTTGGTAGGTATTGGAATGGTGCTCCTTGGAGTATTAGTTTATTTTTTCCATGATAAGCTCCATTGGCTGGGAAGATTGCCTGGGGATATCAGGGTGGAAAAAGAAAATTTCAAGTTTTATTTTCCCATCACTACCATGATCATTTTGAGCATTATTTTTACCCTGTTGCTACAATTATTCCGCTTCCTTTCGAAATAA
- the ybeY gene encoding rRNA maturation RNase YbeY, translating into MAIHFFSEDIDFNLPKKNLTKRWLREIAKNEGFQITDLNYIFCTDEYLHKINLDYLDHDTYTDIITFDNSESENIIEGDIFISIDRVKENANNQDQKFDTELNRVISHGLLHLCGYKDKNKEEAEMMREKENQSISYLTEITVDKENN; encoded by the coding sequence ATGGCTATCCATTTCTTTAGTGAAGACATTGATTTCAACCTTCCCAAAAAAAACCTCACAAAAAGATGGTTAAGGGAGATAGCAAAAAACGAAGGATTTCAGATCACCGACTTAAACTATATTTTCTGTACAGACGAATATTTACACAAAATCAATTTGGATTACCTGGATCATGACACCTATACAGATATTATCACCTTTGACAATTCCGAATCAGAAAACATCATAGAAGGGGATATCTTTATAAGCATTGACCGGGTTAAGGAAAATGCCAATAATCAGGATCAGAAATTTGACACCGAACTAAACAGGGTCATAAGCCATGGGCTTCTGCACCTCTGTGGATACAAAGACAAAAACAAGGAAGAAGCGGAAATGATGAGAGAAAAAGAAAACCAATCCATCTCTTATCTGACTGAAATTACCGTTGACAAAGAAAATAACTAA
- a CDS encoding ComF family protein → MRFPILTDFLALVFPRTCSLCQRSLFDFENQLCRICAARLPVTKYYLRPYQNDLSQKLKGLSDIQRVISFLRFTKQGTSQKLLHQLKYKGKAELGNELGRLFAYQLADCEFNWDMIVPVPLHPIKLKRRGYNQSLRFADGLGEILDLPVQECLKRVKFTSTQTKKSRMDRIINVEGVFAPINEQEIQGKYILLVDDVMTTGATLSACANVLLAEGAEKVDLAVIAAGK, encoded by the coding sequence ATGCGTTTCCCCATATTAACGGATTTTTTGGCCTTGGTTTTCCCCAGGACCTGTAGTTTATGTCAAAGAAGTCTTTTTGATTTTGAAAATCAGCTTTGTAGGATTTGTGCTGCCCGGCTTCCGGTGACCAAATATTATTTACGGCCCTATCAAAATGATTTGTCCCAAAAATTAAAAGGTTTAAGTGATATCCAAAGGGTTATCTCCTTTTTGCGGTTTACCAAACAAGGTACCAGCCAAAAATTATTGCACCAACTGAAATACAAGGGAAAAGCTGAGTTGGGCAATGAACTGGGTAGGTTATTTGCTTATCAATTGGCGGACTGTGAATTTAATTGGGATATGATCGTTCCGGTCCCCCTTCATCCTATCAAATTAAAAAGAAGGGGGTACAATCAGAGTCTTAGGTTTGCAGATGGCCTGGGGGAAATACTTGATTTGCCCGTGCAGGAATGTTTAAAAAGGGTGAAATTTACATCTACCCAAACCAAAAAATCCAGGATGGATAGGATCATCAATGTTGAAGGAGTCTTTGCCCCAATAAATGAACAGGAAATTCAAGGAAAATATATCCTTTTGGTTGATGATGTAATGACCACAGGTGCTACCCTGTCAGCCTGTGCAAATGTACTTTTGGCTGAAGGAGCAGAGAAAGTGGATTTGGCAGTTATTGCAGCTGGAAAGTAA
- a CDS encoding ATP-binding protein: MKSFKISIPSLIENINIIESFIDNAREKFQINDDIYGNIMISVTECVSNAIIHGNRNDVNKTVKLELEFLDDQLKFIIEDEGNGFDFENLTDPTSPENLQNPGGRGVFIMKHLCDEVDFEEDGKRTVLTFYMN, encoded by the coding sequence ATGAAATCTTTCAAAATTTCTATTCCTTCACTTATAGAGAATATAAATATCATAGAAAGCTTCATTGATAATGCCAGGGAAAAATTCCAGATCAATGATGATATCTATGGAAACATTATGATTTCAGTAACAGAGTGTGTAAGTAATGCCATCATTCATGGTAATCGTAATGATGTCAACAAAACCGTCAAGCTGGAACTGGAATTTTTAGATGACCAATTGAAATTCATTATTGAGGATGAAGGAAATGGATTTGACTTTGAAAACCTTACAGATCCCACTTCTCCTGAAAACTTACAAAATCCTGGAGGAAGAGGCGTTTTCATCATGAAGCATTTGTGTGATGAGGTGGATTTTGAAGAGGATGGAAAAAGGACAGTGCTCACTTTTTACATGAATTAA
- a CDS encoding HAD family hydrolase translates to MKNLAVLFDMDGVICHTNPFHSQAFQKFFAKRNLHPSEEEFAQHMYGKSNSYIFNHFLKREVKGDEFRKLEDEKEGLFREIYEPQINPIPGFLDFLNGLKLNGIKTAVATSAPRANMDLIIKRLGLDTKMESFLASEDVNTHKPEPEVYLKSADNLSAHPDNCVVFEDSFSGVSAAINAGMKVVGVLSSHTKEELPPCQLYIENYYDINLKMVANLVE, encoded by the coding sequence ATGAAAAATCTTGCTGTATTATTCGACATGGACGGAGTGATCTGTCATACCAATCCATTTCACTCGCAAGCCTTCCAAAAATTCTTTGCCAAAAGAAACCTTCATCCCTCAGAGGAGGAATTTGCTCAACATATGTATGGTAAAAGCAACAGTTATATTTTTAACCACTTTCTCAAAAGAGAGGTTAAAGGCGATGAATTCAGAAAATTGGAAGATGAAAAAGAAGGATTGTTCAGGGAAATTTATGAGCCTCAGATAAATCCCATTCCAGGTTTTTTGGATTTTTTAAATGGATTGAAATTAAATGGAATAAAAACTGCAGTAGCTACATCCGCACCTAGAGCCAATATGGATTTAATCATCAAGCGATTGGGTTTGGATACCAAGATGGAAAGTTTTCTTGCCAGTGAAGATGTAAACACTCATAAACCTGAACCGGAAGTTTATCTTAAATCTGCAGATAATTTATCAGCCCATCCAGATAATTGTGTGGTGTTCGAGGATTCTTTTTCCGGGGTTTCTGCAGCAATAAATGCCGGAATGAAAGTAGTAGGTGTACTTTCCTCACATACCAAGGAGGAGCTTCCCCCCTGCCAGTTATATATTGAAAATTATTATGACATCAACCTTAAAATGGTGGCTAATCTGGTGGAATAA
- the mnmG gene encoding tRNA uridine-5-carboxymethylaminomethyl(34) synthesis enzyme MnmG has translation MFPEYDVIVVGAGHAGCEAAHAAAKMGSKVLLCTMNMNTIAQMSCNPAIGGVAKGQIVKEIDALGGKTGIISDKSMIQFRMLNRSKGPAMWSPRSQNDRMRFAEEWRLALEATPNVDFWQEMVKELIVKDNRVLGVKTGIGLEIKAKSVVLTNGTFLNGIIHIGEKQFGGGRTGEAAAKGITEQLVDLGFEAGRMKTGTPPRVDGRSLDYSKMEIQYGDENPEKFSFSDETTPLKEQRSCWITYTNKDVHETLETGFDRSPMFNGRIQGLGPRYCPSIEDKINRFAERDRHQIFVEPEGWNTVEIYVNGFSTSLPEDVQYKAIRKIAGFENCKMFRPGYAIEYDFFPPTQLKLTLETNLIENLFFAGQINGTTGYEEAASQGLVAGINAAQKVKEEEPFILKRSDAYIGVLIDDLINKGTEEPYRMFTSRAEFRLLLRQDNADLRLTQMGHSIGLASDSRLEKMLDKKNDTSKLMNDLKQKKLSPGSINEGLEERETATIREKITVEKLLKRPQLGLLDIMELDEDIKAYLSKYNRDVLEQAEIQTKYNSYIEKERQMVEKLNNMENFKIPQNFDYLSIPALSAEGKQKLNKIRPETLGQASRISGVSPADLSILTVYLGR, from the coding sequence ATGTTTCCAGAATATGATGTAATTGTGGTTGGGGCAGGGCATGCTGGATGTGAAGCAGCACATGCAGCAGCAAAAATGGGGAGCAAGGTATTGTTATGTACAATGAACATGAATACCATTGCGCAAATGTCCTGTAATCCAGCCATAGGAGGTGTAGCAAAAGGGCAAATCGTCAAAGAAATAGATGCTTTGGGTGGAAAAACGGGAATCATTTCCGATAAATCCATGATCCAGTTTAGGATGCTCAACCGCTCAAAAGGTCCTGCTATGTGGTCTCCAAGATCACAAAATGATAGGATGCGATTTGCAGAGGAATGGAGATTGGCATTGGAAGCCACTCCAAATGTGGATTTCTGGCAGGAAATGGTCAAAGAATTGATTGTTAAAGACAACAGGGTCCTTGGGGTGAAAACAGGAATTGGCCTGGAAATAAAGGCCAAATCAGTTGTTCTTACCAATGGAACTTTCCTAAATGGAATCATCCATATCGGAGAAAAACAATTTGGAGGTGGAAGAACCGGTGAAGCTGCAGCCAAAGGGATTACCGAACAGTTAGTAGATTTGGGATTCGAAGCGGGACGGATGAAAACAGGAACTCCTCCGAGGGTAGATGGAAGAAGTCTGGATTATTCAAAAATGGAAATTCAATACGGGGATGAAAATCCGGAAAAATTCTCCTTTTCAGATGAAACAACTCCATTAAAAGAACAAAGATCTTGCTGGATCACCTATACCAATAAAGATGTCCATGAAACCCTGGAAACAGGTTTCGACAGATCTCCAATGTTTAATGGAAGAATCCAGGGCTTGGGACCAAGGTATTGTCCATCCATAGAGGATAAAATTAATCGATTTGCTGAACGGGATCGGCATCAAATTTTTGTAGAACCAGAAGGTTGGAATACAGTTGAAATATACGTCAATGGATTTTCTACTTCGTTGCCAGAAGATGTCCAATACAAAGCCATCAGAAAAATAGCAGGTTTTGAAAATTGTAAAATGTTCCGGCCCGGTTATGCAATCGAATATGATTTCTTTCCACCAACTCAATTAAAGTTGACACTGGAAACCAATTTAATTGAAAACCTTTTCTTTGCCGGACAAATCAATGGTACCACCGGATATGAAGAAGCAGCATCACAGGGATTGGTAGCCGGTATCAATGCGGCTCAAAAAGTAAAAGAAGAGGAACCATTTATCCTGAAAAGGTCGGATGCTTACATTGGTGTATTGATAGATGATCTTATCAATAAGGGCACAGAAGAGCCTTATAGAATGTTTACCTCAAGGGCAGAATTCCGTCTATTGCTTAGACAGGATAATGCTGATCTAAGGTTGACCCAAATGGGGCACTCAATTGGTTTGGCTTCAGATTCCAGATTGGAAAAAATGCTGGACAAAAAGAATGATACCTCCAAACTGATGAATGACCTAAAGCAGAAAAAACTTAGTCCTGGTTCCATTAATGAAGGTTTGGAAGAGCGGGAAACTGCTACAATAAGGGAAAAAATCACCGTTGAGAAATTACTAAAAAGACCCCAATTAGGCCTTTTGGATATTATGGAATTGGATGAAGATATAAAAGCCTACCTATCGAAATATAACAGGGATGTACTGGAACAGGCAGAAATCCAAACCAAATACAACAGTTATATCGAAAAAGAAAGGCAAATGGTAGAAAAGCTGAACAATATGGAAAACTTCAAAATCCCCCAAAATTTTGATTATTTATCCATCCCAGCTCTTTCTGCGGAGGGAAAACAAAAACTTAATAAAATAAGACCGGAAACATTAGGACAAGCTTCCCGAATAAGTGGGGTTTCCCCGGCAGATTTATCGATTCTAACAGTTTATTTAGGAAGATAA